A stretch of Palaemon carinicauda isolate YSFRI2023 chromosome 34, ASM3689809v2, whole genome shotgun sequence DNA encodes these proteins:
- the LOC137626843 gene encoding mucin-2-like: protein MPTTRTTLTSTPTLTPTFTPTPTPTCTSTHTNTFTPTPAPTCPPTPPKHIHNHVQTHIHTNTHTHNHTHKHKHIHTHAHTNTHTQIHTHTHTHKHPHPSRHPHPHLQTYPHPHPQPHLHTYTHTHIHTHTNANKHIHTYTKNPTSTPTPTCKSTPIPTPTSTSTHPPTPTPTSIPTPTPTPTLTPTNASTPMTKPATTTTSTPTRKLTPTPIPSLTNTSTSTPTITHTFTLIHKYIHIHTHTHTYTYAYTNTHTHSLTHNNIRVHIHVHTHTHKYIHIHTHTHTLTHKYIHIQTHTHTYTYAYTNTHTHNNIRVHVHTHTQKYTHTHTFTHIHSHTHIHSPTPTRTPSPTKKPTPTSTHTRTPSPTNKSTHIRPMRLMFLPTESEKGLNIDSSFILHPLIVINVFT, encoded by the coding sequence ATGCCCACAACCAGAACAACACTCACAtccacacccacactcacaccaACATTCACTCCAACGCCCACACCCACAtgcacatccacacacacaaacacattcacacccaCGCCCGCCCCCACATGCCCACCCACACCCCCAAAACACATCCACAACCATGTCCAAACCCACATCCACaccaacacccacacacacaaccacactcacaaacataaacacattcacacacatgccCACACTAACACCCACACCCAAAtccacacccacactcacacccaCAAACATCCACACCCCAGCCGCCACCCACACCCACACCTACAAACATATCCACACCCACATCCACAACCCCACCTCCACacctacacccacacccacatccaCACCCATACCAATGCcaacaaacacatccacacctaCACAAAAAACCCCAcctccacacccacacccacatgcaaATCCACACCCATACCCACGCCCACAAGCACatccacacacccacccacacccacaccaaCATCCATACCCACACCCACTCCCACACCCACGCTGACACCCACAAACGCATCCACACCCATGACCAAACCTGCAACCACAACCACATCCACACCCACACGCAAACTCACACCCACACCCATACCCTCACTCACAAATACATCCACATCCACACCCACAATCACGCACACCTTCACCCTCATCCACAAATACatccacatccacacccacacccacacttaCACCTACGCCTACACCAACACCCACACCCACAGCCTCACCCACAACAACATCCGCGTCCACATCCAtgtccacacccacacccacaaatacatccacatccacacccacactcacacccTCACCCACAAATACATCCATATCCAAACCCACACCCACACTTACACCTACGCCTACACCAACACCCACACCCACAACAACATCCGCGTCCACGTCCACACCCACACGCAaaaatacacccacacccacactttTACACACATccactcccacacacacatacactcgccCACACCGACACGCACACCCTCACCCACAAAAAAACCCACACCCACgtccacacatacacgcacaccctCACCCACAAATAAATCCACCCACATACGGCCAATGAGACTTATGTTTCTCCCAACTGAAAGTGAAAAGGGACTCAACATTGACTCATCATTCATTCTACATCCATtaattgttattaatgtttttacttgA